A genomic window from Chlorobium phaeobacteroides DSM 266 includes:
- a CDS encoding DUF1156 domain-containing protein, with protein sequence MISDYPIKSPRKLIEVALPLDAINAACAYEKMPGIGAHPRGIHLWWARRPLAAARAVLFAQLVNDPGYQQGCGFKYGKNKKEAAIERKRLFKIIEELVLWENTTNEEVLERARVEIRRSWREVCELNKEHPQAAELFNPEKMPAFHDPFAGGGAIPLEAQRLGLEAYASDLNPVAVLINKAMIEIPPKFAGRPPVGPEIENKQGKSLELPKIWPGATGLAEDVRRYGSWMRDEAQKRIGHLYPPVEVTEEMARERSDLKPLVGKKLTVIAWLWTRTVKSPNPAFTHVNVPLVSSYILANKDGKEVYVKPVIEGDKYYFLIKNGTPTTEAKDGTKATVRGANFRCIVSGAVIGSDYIKTEGKAGRIGQRLMAIVAEGTRGRVYLPPTLDAETVAKDAAPTWRPSGDVPERLTGGTCVPYGLKEWGDIFTPRQLVALTILSDLLSEVRELVREDALASGLSDSEKGLGDGGSGVIAYAEAVSVYLAFAINRCADFCNSVTRWVPGNQKVMNLFGKQAIPMTWDYPEAAILADTVGGFAPASKYVADCIGKLSPAAVGFASQADAQTQSISMAKIISTDPPYYDNIAYADLSDFFYVWLRKSLRLFLPGLFSTITVPKVEELVAAPYRHGTKQKAETFFLTGMTEAIHNLAEQAHPEGPVTIYYAFKQSETSGQDGTSSPGWVTFLSAVLSAGFAIVGTWPLRSEQEFRMIGMGANALASSIVLVCRKRSADAPSVSRREFIRELNGVLPEALDEMTKGSGEERSPVAPVDLSQAIIGPGMAVFSKYSAVLEADGTPMSVRTALQLINRFLAEDDFDPDTQFCLHWFEQYGWNENLFGEADVLARSKSTSVDAMKEAGVLQSGSGKVRLLKWAEYPSDWDPRTDKRMPVWEALHQLIRALKQGGESASGALLAALGGKAEAVRQLAYRLYTLCERLGQAEDARAYNELITSWTGIESVANSIPKPSDPQLSLFDN encoded by the coding sequence ATGATATCAGACTATCCAATAAAATCACCCCGCAAGCTTATTGAGGTTGCGCTTCCGCTGGATGCTATCAATGCAGCTTGTGCCTATGAGAAAATGCCAGGGATAGGTGCTCATCCACGCGGAATCCATCTTTGGTGGGCAAGGCGACCTCTTGCAGCCGCACGAGCGGTTCTGTTTGCGCAACTTGTCAACGACCCTGGTTACCAACAGGGTTGTGGTTTCAAATATGGCAAGAATAAAAAGGAAGCTGCTATTGAACGAAAGCGACTGTTCAAGATTATCGAAGAGCTTGTATTGTGGGAAAATACCACCAACGAGGAAGTTCTGGAACGCGCCAGGGTTGAGATTCGCCGATCCTGGCGGGAGGTGTGCGAACTGAATAAAGAGCATCCGCAGGCTGCCGAGTTGTTCAACCCGGAAAAGATGCCTGCGTTTCATGACCCTTTTGCTGGTGGTGGAGCTATTCCACTTGAAGCACAGCGATTGGGACTCGAAGCCTACGCCTCCGATCTGAATCCAGTTGCAGTGCTGATTAACAAAGCAATGATTGAGATTCCGCCCAAGTTCGCTGGACGACCTCCGGTCGGACCAGAGATTGAGAACAAACAGGGCAAAAGTCTCGAACTTCCAAAAATTTGGCCGGGAGCTACCGGACTGGCAGAGGATGTTCGCCGCTATGGGTCGTGGATGCGTGATGAAGCACAAAAACGTATTGGACACCTTTATCCACCTGTTGAAGTCACTGAGGAGATGGCGAGGGAACGGTCTGACCTCAAACCGCTTGTTGGCAAGAAACTTACCGTCATTGCATGGTTGTGGACAAGAACTGTCAAAAGTCCGAATCCTGCTTTTACCCATGTAAACGTTCCACTTGTTTCGTCCTATATATTGGCAAATAAAGATGGTAAAGAAGTATACGTAAAGCCAGTTATCGAGGGTGATAAGTATTATTTTTTGATTAAAAATGGTACTCCAACAACTGAAGCTAAAGATGGGACAAAAGCAACTGTGCGAGGGGCAAACTTCAGATGTATAGTTTCAGGCGCTGTAATTGGAAGCGACTATATAAAAACAGAAGGTAAAGCGGGAAGAATCGGCCAAAGACTCATGGCTATTGTTGCCGAGGGTACCCGAGGCCGGGTTTATCTCCCCCCAACATTGGATGCGGAAACTGTTGCAAAAGATGCTGCTCCAACGTGGCGTCCATCCGGTGATGTACCAGAGAGATTGACAGGTGGGACTTGTGTTCCTTATGGATTGAAAGAATGGGGAGATATTTTTACTCCTCGGCAGTTGGTCGCATTGACAATATTAAGCGATTTACTTTCTGAAGTGCGTGAACTTGTCAGAGAAGATGCTTTAGCTTCTGGCTTATCTGACAGCGAAAAAGGACTTGGTGATGGAGGCTCTGGTGTGATTGCTTATGCGGAAGCAGTTAGCGTGTATCTTGCTTTTGCCATCAATCGCTGTGCGGATTTTTGTAATTCAGTTACACGATGGGTTCCAGGAAATCAGAAGGTGATGAATCTTTTTGGGAAACAAGCCATTCCTATGACATGGGATTATCCAGAAGCTGCTATTCTTGCTGATACGGTCGGTGGCTTTGCTCCCGCTTCGAAATACGTTGCTGATTGCATTGGGAAGTTGTCTCCTGCCGCTGTCGGTTTTGCCTCTCAAGCTGATGCGCAAACACAGAGTATTTCCATGGCTAAAATAATTTCAACTGATCCACCCTATTATGACAACATTGCCTATGCTGATCTTTCTGATTTTTTTTACGTGTGGCTGAGGAAATCCTTGCGTCTATTTCTTCCAGGCTTGTTTTCCACAATTACAGTCCCTAAGGTTGAAGAACTCGTAGCGGCTCCTTATCGTCATGGCACAAAACAGAAAGCTGAAACGTTTTTTCTTACGGGCATGACTGAGGCCATCCATAATCTTGCCGAACAAGCACATCCCGAGGGCCCGGTTACAATTTACTACGCATTTAAGCAGTCGGAGACAAGTGGACAAGATGGCACATCTTCTCCAGGATGGGTAACGTTTTTGTCGGCAGTGTTAAGTGCCGGTTTTGCTATTGTTGGTACATGGCCGTTACGCAGCGAACAGGAATTCCGGATGATTGGCATGGGAGCAAATGCCCTTGCATCCAGCATCGTCCTTGTTTGCCGCAAACGTTCTGCTGACGCTCCCTCCGTTTCCCGCCGTGAGTTCATTCGCGAGTTGAACGGCGTATTGCCCGAGGCACTTGACGAAATGACCAAAGGTTCCGGCGAGGAACGTTCGCCCGTTGCTCCGGTGGATTTGTCGCAGGCTATCATTGGCCCCGGCATGGCGGTTTTTTCCAAATACTCAGCAGTGCTGGAAGCAGACGGCACACCGATGAGCGTCAGAACGGCTCTCCAGCTCATCAACCGTTTTCTTGCCGAGGATGATTTCGATCCAGATACCCAGTTCTGCCTTCACTGGTTTGAGCAATACGGATGGAATGAAAACCTTTTCGGTGAAGCTGATGTATTAGCCCGCTCAAAATCGACAAGTGTTGACGCCATGAAGGAGGCCGGTGTGCTCCAGAGTGGCAGCGGCAAAGTCCGTCTGCTCAAATGGGCGGAGTATCCCAGCGATTGGGATCCGCGTACTGACAAGCGAATGCCTGTATGGGAAGCACTGCACCAGCTTATCCGCGCATTGAAGCAAGGAGGCGAATCTGCATCCGGAGCACTTCTTGCTGCTCTCGGCGGCAAAGCTGAAGCGGTACGTCAACTCGCATACCGCCTCTATACGCTCTGCGAACGACTCGGCCAGGCCGAAGATGCACGAGCCTATAACGAACTGATCACAAGCTGGACAGGTATCGAATCTGTTGCCAACAGCATACCAAAACCGTCCGATCCGCAACTGTCACTTTTTGATAACTGA
- a CDS encoding DUF4062 domain-containing protein translates to MSTSRRYRIFVSSVQKELAEERQSLKTFILNDALLRQFFEVFLFEDIPASDRRPDNVYLEEVDRCDLYIGLFGDSYGSEGFNGLSPTEEEFDCATKAAKPRIIFVKSESASGRHPKMQALIRKAGDQLIRRRYASIPELTAGVYASLVEYLGRWGAITIGPFDASACRGAELTDISEEKVATFLDRAVHARGYAHGRGTPMHSALVHLNLLDHDRPSNAAILLFGAQPQRFLLSSEVKCLHFHGTQVRKPIPSYQVYKGDLFQLVDSSIDFVMGKLNRAVGTRALSNDAPVTYEIPRDAVAEAIVNAIAHRDYSSNASVQVMLFSDRLEVWNPGSLPPSLTIDSLRRPHASVPHNPLIAESLFLTRIVERAGSGILDMIELCAESGLQPPEFRQDAGSFIQTLWRPVQSGSTEESVTAQVGTKLALSQHQVEVLSNCFEDSELSKLMIIVGRSDRTKFRHQVLNPLITAGLIEMTIPDKPRSSLQKYRITEKGRTWLTEIKE, encoded by the coding sequence ATGAGTACATCAAGACGTTACCGTATATTTGTTTCGAGCGTACAAAAAGAGCTGGCTGAAGAACGTCAATCTCTGAAGACATTTATTTTGAATGATGCACTTTTGCGGCAGTTTTTTGAAGTATTCCTGTTCGAAGATATCCCGGCCTCAGATCGCCGACCTGACAACGTCTATCTTGAAGAGGTTGATCGTTGTGACCTCTATATCGGACTTTTCGGTGACAGTTATGGCTCCGAAGGGTTTAATGGCCTTTCACCCACAGAAGAGGAATTTGATTGCGCAACTAAGGCTGCAAAACCCCGAATCATCTTTGTAAAAAGTGAGTCCGCATCCGGCCGCCATCCGAAAATGCAGGCGCTTATTCGCAAAGCAGGTGATCAGCTCATCAGGCGCCGGTATGCAAGTATTCCTGAACTGACTGCAGGTGTGTACGCCAGTCTTGTAGAATATCTGGGACGATGGGGCGCGATTACGATAGGGCCGTTCGATGCTTCAGCCTGCCGGGGAGCTGAACTTACCGATATTTCAGAAGAGAAGGTGGCAACATTTCTTGATCGGGCGGTGCATGCACGTGGTTATGCCCATGGCCGGGGAACACCGATGCACAGCGCATTGGTTCATCTCAATCTTCTTGACCATGATCGACCGAGTAACGCAGCTATTTTGCTCTTTGGAGCGCAACCGCAGCGCTTTCTTCTTTCATCCGAAGTCAAATGCCTCCACTTTCATGGAACCCAGGTAAGGAAACCTATTCCCTCCTATCAGGTTTATAAAGGCGACCTTTTTCAACTGGTCGATTCCTCCATAGATTTTGTGATGGGAAAGCTCAACAGGGCGGTCGGTACCCGTGCTTTAAGCAATGATGCACCGGTTACCTATGAAATCCCCCGTGATGCCGTGGCCGAAGCAATTGTCAATGCCATTGCGCACCGCGACTACAGTTCCAATGCCTCTGTTCAGGTCATGCTCTTTTCCGACCGACTTGAAGTGTGGAATCCGGGAAGCTTGCCGCCATCGTTGACCATCGACTCCCTGCGGCGCCCTCATGCATCGGTACCACACAATCCGCTTATTGCCGAATCACTGTTTCTGACCAGAATCGTTGAACGCGCAGGATCGGGCATTCTTGACATGATTGAACTCTGCGCCGAGAGCGGACTCCAGCCACCGGAATTCAGGCAGGATGCTGGTTCATTTATACAAACGTTATGGCGCCCGGTTCAATCCGGCTCAACAGAAGAGAGCGTTACCGCGCAAGTTGGCACTAAGTTGGCACTAAGTCAGCACCAAGTCGAAGTTCTCTCTAATTGTTTTGAAGATAGTGAGTTATCCAAGCTCATGATCATTGTTGGTCGCTCAGATCGCACTAAGTTCCGGCACCAAGTCCTTAACCCGCTCATCACAGCCGGATTGATTGAAATGACCATTCCGGATAAACCACGAAGCAGCCTGCAAAAGTACAGAATAACTGAAAAAGGTAGAACCTGGCTTACAGAAATAAAGGAATGA